A genomic stretch from Halichoerus grypus chromosome 5, mHalGry1.hap1.1, whole genome shotgun sequence includes:
- the ZFPM2 gene encoding zinc finger protein ZFPM2 isoform X4 gives MVLTAGPKWLLDVTWQGVEDNQNNCIVYSKGGQLWCTTTKAISEGEELIAFVVDFDSRLQAASQMTLAEGMYPARLLDSIQLLPQQAAMASILPTAIVNKDIFPCKSCGIWYRSERNLQAHLMYYCSGRQREAAPVSEENEDSAPQISSLCPFPQCTKSFSNARALEMHLNSHSGVKMEEFLPPGASLKCSVCSYTADSMIGFHQHLFSHLTQAAFRCSHCHLGFPTQRELLQHQELHVPGGKLPRDSDREHSPSGTEDSLQPAPDLLTRSELPQSQKAMQTKDASSDTELDKCEKKTQLFLTNQRPEVQPTTNKQSFSYTKIKSEPSSPRLASSPVQPNVGPSFPVGPFLSQFAFPQDITMVPQASEILAKMSELVHRRLRHGSSSYPPVIYSPLMPKGATCFECNITFNNLDNYLVHKKHYCSSRWQQMAKSPEFPGVSEKMPEAVSPNTGQTSINLLNPAAHSADPENPLLQTSCINSSAVLDLIGPNGKGHDKDFSTQAKKVSPSSSNDDKINGKPVDVKNPSVPLVDGESDPNKTTCEACNITFSRHETYMVHKQYYCATRHDPPLKRSASNKVPAMQRTMRTRKRRKMYEMCLPEQEQRPPLVQQRFLDVANLSNPCTSTQEPTEGLGECYHPRCDIFPGIVSKHLETSLTINKCVPVSKCDTTHSSVSCLEMDVPIDLSKKCLSQSERTTTSPKRLLDYHECTVCKISFNKVENYLAHKQNFCPVTAHQRNDLGQLDSKIFPNPESERNSPDVSYERSIIKCEKNGNLKQPSPNGNLFSSHLATLQGLKVFSEAAQLIATKEENKHLFLPQCLYPGAIKKAKGADQLSPYYGIKPSDYISGSLVVHNADLEQSTNAENDSPKGQASSNGCAVPKKESLPLLPKNRGMVIVNGGLKQDDRPAANPQQENISQNPQHEDGHKSPSWISENPLATNENVSPGIPSAEEQLSSITKGVNGATQAPTSGKYCRLCDIQFNNLSNFITHKKFYCSSHAAEHVK, from the exons AGGATATATTTCCTTGCAAGTCGTGTGGCATCTGGTATCGGAGTGAACGGAATCTGCAAGCCCATTTGATGTACTATTGCAGTGGGAGGCAAAGAGAAGCTGCTCCGGTGTCAGAAGAGAATGAAGACAGTGCCCCTCAGATTTCCAGTCTGTGCCCCTTCCCGCAGTGCACCAAGAGCTTTTCAAATGCCCGAGCACTAGAAATGCACCTGAATTCACACAGTG GAGTGAAGATGGAAGAATTCCTGCCCCCTGGTGCTAGTCTAAAATGCAGCGTCTGTAGCTACACCGCCGATTCCATGATCGGCTTCCACCAGCACCTGTTCTCGCATCTCACTCAAGCTGCCTTCCGGTGCAGCCACTGCCACTTGGGCTTCCCGACTCAGAGGGAGTTGCTGCAGCACCAGGAGCTCCATGTCCCTGGGGGCAAACTTCCCAGAGACAGTGACAGGGAACACTCTCCAAGCGGGACCGAAGATAGCCTACAGCCCGCTCCAGACCTGCTGACCAGGAGCGAACTCCCCCAGAGCCAAAAGGCCATGCAGACTAAAGACGCGAGCTCGGACACCGAGCTGGACAAGTGTGAGAAAAAGACGCAGCTCTTTCTCACTAACCAGAGACCAGAGGTACAGCctacaacaaacaaacaaagcttctcttacacaaaaataaagtctgagCCCTCGAGTCCAAGGCTTGCCTCATCTCCGGTTCAGCCTAATGTTGGGCCTTCTTTCCCCGTGGGCCCTTTCCTATCTCAGTTTGCTTTCCCTCAAGACATCACCATGGTCCCTCAAGCTTCGGAGATCTTAGCCAAGATGTCTGAACTGGTCCATCGGCGCCTGAGGCATGGAAGTAGTAGCTACCCTCCTGTAATTTACAGCCCCTTGATGCCCAAGGGGGCTACTTGTTTTGAGTGTAACATAACCTTCAATAATTTGGATAATTACCTAGTGCACAAAAAACATTATTGCAGCAGCCGATGGCAGCAGATGGCCAAGTCCCCAGAGTTCCCTGGTGTTTCAGAGAAGATGCCTGAGGCCGTGAGCCCCAACACTGGTCAAACCTCCATAAACCTCCTCAACCCAGCCGCTCATTCTGCTGATCCTGAGAATCCCCTTCTTCAAACGTCCTGCATCAATTCTTCCGCCGTTTTAGATTTAATTGGGCCAAATGGGAAGGGCCACGACAAGGACTTTTCCACTCAAGCGAAGAAGGTCTCCCCCTCTAGTAGCAATGACGATAAAATTAACGGAAAACCTGTTGATGTGAAAAATCCCAGTGTCCCCCTGGTGGATGGGGAAAGTGACCCAAATAAGACTACCTGTGAAGCTTGCAACATTACCTTCAGCCGGCATGAAACCTACATGGTCCACAAACAGTATTATTGTGCTACGCGCCACGACCCTCCACTAAAGAGGTCTGCTTCCAACAAAGTGCCTGCCATGCAGAGAACCATGCGCACACGCAAGCGAAGGAAGATGTATGAGATGTGCCTACCTGAACAGGAGCAAAGACCTCCCCTGGTCCAACAGCGATTTCTTGATGTCGCCAACCTCAGCAATCCTTGTACCTCCACTCAAGAACCCACGGAAGGGCTTGGAGAGTGCTACCACCCAAGATGCGATATCTTTCCGGGAATTGTCTCAAAGCACTTGGAAACTTCTCTGACGATCAACAAATGTGTCCCGGTGTCCAAGTGTGACACTACTCATTCCAGCGTTTCCTGCCTCGAGATGGACGTGCCCATAGATCTCAGCAAGAAGTGCTTATCCCAGTCGGAGCGGACGACCACGTCTCCCAAAAGGCTGCTGGACTACCACGAGTGCACTGTGTGCAAGATCAGCTTCAATAAAGTCGAGAACTACCTGGCCCACAAGCAGAATTTCTGCCCCGTCACAGCACATCAGCGGAACGACCTCGGCCAACTCGACagcaaaatatttccaaatccaGAAAGCGAACGAAACAGCCCCGATGTCAGCTATGAACGAAGCAtaataaaatgtgagaaaaacGGAAATCTGAAGCAGCCTTCCCCTAACGGAAACTTATTTTCCTCCCACTTAGCCACCCTGCAAGGCCTGAAAGTCTTTAGTGAAGCTGCTCAGCTCATTgccacaaaagaagaaaacaaacatttgtttcttcCCCAATGCCTTTACCCCGGAGCAATAAAGAAGGCAAAAGGAGCTGACCAGCTTTCTCCGTATTATGGAATAAAGCCAAGTGATTACATTTCAGGTTCTCTCGTCGTCCATAACGCTGACCTAGAGCAAAGCACAAACGCGGAAAACGACTCTCCGAAAGGCCAGGCTTCCTCGAACGGCTGTGCTGTGCCGAAGAAAGAGTCTCTGCCACTGCTGCCCAAAAACAGAGGCATGGTCATAGTTAATGGCGGACTGAAGCAAGATGACAGACCCGCTGCCAACCCACAGCAGGAGAACATTTCCCAGAATCCTCAGCATGAAGATGGCCACAAATCTCCCTCCTGGATCTCTGAGAACCCGTTAGCCACGAACGAGAATGTCTCACCGGGAATCCCTTCCGCAGAGGAACAGTTGTCTAGTATAACTAAAGGTGTGAATGGCGCCACCCAGGCTCCAACCAGCGGGAAGTATTGCCGGCTGTGTGATATTCAGTTCAACAACCTCTCAAACTTTATAACTCACAAGAAGTTTTATTGCTCATCACATGCGGCGGAACATGTCAAATGA